CTGCAGTCCGCGCCAGTACGCCGCGCTGAACAGTTCGCCGTGCATCTCGTCAAACAGCGCGGCAATCGCCGGATCGGCGCAGAGCCAGTGGCGGAATTCGGCGGGGAACACGTCTTCCGGCGCCACGCTGTACCAGGGTTCGGCGCTCAGCTCATCTTCCGGATAACGCGGCGGCGGCACATCGCGGAAGTTCACCTCGGTCATATAGCTGATTTCGTCGTAGTCATAGAACACCACCCGACCGTGGCGGGTGACGCCAAAGTTTTTATACAGCATATCGCCGGGAAAGATGTTGGCGGCGGCCAGCTGTTTCACCGCGTTGCCGTACTCTTCGATCGCCTCACGGCGCTGCAGCGGGCTGGCCTGCTCCAGCCACAGGTTGAGCGGCGTCATCCGCCGTTCCATATACAGGTGGCCTATCACCAGCATTTCACCCTCCTCACGCAGGATCGACGGCACGTCGCGCTGCAGCGCCGCCAGCAGCGGCGGGCTGATGCGGCCGCGTTCGATGGCAAAGTGCTCAAACTCCTGGGTGTCCGCCATACGGCCAACGCGATCGTGCTCTTTGACCAGCTGATAGCACTGGCGCACGCGGGCCGGCGTGACCTCTTTCTGCGGCGCAAACTGGTCCTTAATCACCTTAAACACCCGATCGAACCCCGGCAGGGTAAACACCAGCATCACCAGCCCCGGCACGCCGGGCGCGATAACAAAAGCCTCCTCGCTGCCCGCCATATAATTGAGGTACTCGCGGTAGCTTTCGGTTTTACCGTGCTTCTGGCAGCCAATCGCCATATACAGCTCGGCGGTGGTTTTGCCCGGTAAGATCTCGCGTAGCCACTCCACCAGCGCGGCGGGCAGCGGCGCGTAAACCATAAAGTAGGAACGGGCAAAGCCGAACACGATGCTGGCTTCGCGCGGCTGGGTCAGGCAGGTATCGATCCACAGCTCGCCCTCGTCGCTGCGGTGGATCGGCAGCAGAAAGGGGAACACGCCGTCCGGTGTGCGCAGTTTGCCCACCAGCCAGGCGGCCTTGTTACGGTAAAACAATTCGTTAGCCACCTGCAGCGTGGCCTGCTGCAGCGCCGCCGCCGGGAAATGCTCCTGCAGATGCGCGAGGATAAAACCGACGTCGCGC
This portion of the Erwinia sp. E602 genome encodes:
- the aceK gene encoding bifunctional isocitrate dehydrogenase kinase/phosphatase, whose translation is MASETLIAQTILQGFDAQYGRFLEITAGAQQRFELADWQAVQQAMKARIHLYDHHVGLVTEQLRCMAGPEVADQHFLQQVKAVYTGLLPDYPRFEIAESFFNSVYCRLFSHQSLTEERLFIFSSQPERRFRTIPRPLAKSFSAVQGWRPLLTALLADLPLRLTWQDLPRDVGFILAHLQEHFPAAALQQATLQVANELFYRNKAAWLVGKLRTPDGVFPFLLPIHRSDEGELWIDTCLTQPREASIVFGFARSYFMVYAPLPAALVEWLREILPGKTTAELYMAIGCQKHGKTESYREYLNYMAGSEEAFVIAPGVPGLVMLVFTLPGFDRVFKVIKDQFAPQKEVTPARVRQCYQLVKEHDRVGRMADTQEFEHFAIERGRISPPLLAALQRDVPSILREEGEMLVIGHLYMERRMTPLNLWLEQASPLQRREAIEEYGNAVKQLAAANIFPGDMLYKNFGVTRHGRVVFYDYDEISYMTEVNFRDVPPPRYPEDELSAEPWYSVAPEDVFPAEFRHWLCADPAIAALFDEMHGELFSAAYWRGLQQRIRDGHIEDVFAYRRRQRFAQRYGSGVTAQV